The genome window ACCATATCATTGAACTGATTCTTGTTATTTTCAAGGTCAGATTTTAAGTTATCAGCTCTCGACAGTTCTGAAGCAGTGGACTCAATTTTCATATTTGCTTCAATGTAGCTACTACTACAATGTGCAAACACAGTTGAAGTTTCAGATATCAATGCTCTCATTGCTCCTGATAAACCATCATTAGCAGACAAACTGGAGAGATAATCTAAGCTGGNATTATTATTGATGGTGAAGTCTCGTACTATTATCAGTGCTTCCTTGGTCTCTTCATTTGGAGAAAATGAAATAACATCTGTGCTAGGAGACAGAGACAAATCCTGTAGTAGGGTAAGAATCACTTGAAATTGGCATAATCTTATAAATGCAAGATTACAAATTGACATGACCAGAAGCAAAAGTTTTTGTTGTATAGCCTCATGTCTTCAAAGGTGGTTCTTTTTTAAGGGTCATTATTCATTGTTACAGCTTGTCCTGCATAGCTACCTTCTTGAAGAGTAAAATTTAGATCTTCTAGCATCTTATAGATATTGGCCAACTGAACACGTGACGGATTTCCTGCTGCAAATGTATGAAATCTAAAACCGATCTCAACCTGGCTCCACCCACATTCTTTAACCAGTCCTTTACCATCTATCAATTTTCTCATTGCATGCGCCTCCTTCCTCCTTCCAATTAGCCATCAATACATAATTTCCAGAGCTTCCAGGACTAAGCTCTAGTAACTTGACAGCAGCAATCTCCCCAAGCTCAACATTACCATGGATCCTACAAGCACTGAGCAAGGGAGCCCAAGCTTGCACTTGTGCTTCCAAGGGCATCCCCTGAATCGTATCTAATGCTAAGTCAAGCCGGCCAACTCGACCAAGAAGATCTACCAAGCAAGTGCAATGTTCTATCTTAGGAGTTATTCCAAAATCTTTTTGCATACTTATGAAGTACTTCAATCCATCTTCTACTAACCCTGCATGGCTACAAGCCAGCAAAACACTGGTGTAAACAATAGCATCTGGAattatcccttctgtagttgtcATTTTACGAAATAGGTCAATCGCTTCTTTCCCCATCCCATGAATAGCATAGCTATTTATCATGGAAGACCAAACAGTTAAATCTTTATCTGCCACTTTTTCAAATACTTCTTGGGCTTTCTTGATGCTTCCACACTTGGAGTACAAGTGTATGAGAGATGTTTGGACTTGTAGATCGAATTCCAATCCATTTAGAGAAATATAATCTTCCATCTCTTGTGCTATGCTAATTGATCCTATATCAGCACAAGCTGATATAACAGTAGCAACCGTTGGTCCATCTGGTCTAAAATCTGTCCGTACAAGCCTTCTAAACAAATGCAATGCCTCCAATGGGTGATCCGAATGGGCATATCCTGCAATCATTGATGTCCATGAGAAAATACTCTTTTTGATAATCAAATCAAATATCCTTCTAGCAGATGCAAGGTCACTGCATTTTGCATACATANNNNNNNNNNNNNNNNNNNNNNNNNNNNNNNNNNNNNNNNNNNNNNNNNNNNNNNNNNNNNNNNNNNNNNNNNNNNNNNNNNNNNNNNNNNNNNNNNNNNNNNNNNNNNNNNNNNNNNNNNNNNNNNNNNNNNNNNNNNNNNNNNNNNNNNNNNNNNNNNNNNNNNNNNNNNNNNNNNNNNNNNNNNNNNNNNNNNNNNNNNNNNNNNNNNNNNNNNNNNNNNNNNNNNNNNNNNNNNNNNNNNNNNNNNNNNNNNNNNNNNNNNNNNNNNNNNNNNNNNNNNNNNNNNNNNNNNNNNNNNNNNNNNNNNNNNNNNNNNNNNNNNNNNNNNNNNNNNNNNNNNNNNNNNNNNNNNNNNNNNNNNNNNNNNNNNNNNNNNNNNNNNNNNNNNNNNNNNNNNNNNNNNNNNNNNNNNNNNNNNNNNNNNNNNNNNNNNNNNNNNNNNNNNNNNNNNNNNNNNNNNNNNNNNNNNNNNNNNNNNNNNNNNNNNNNNNNNNNNNNNNNNNNNNNNNNNNNNNNNNNNNNNNNNNNNNNNNNNNNNNNNNNNNNNNNNNNNNNNNNNNNNNNNNNNNNNNNNNNNNNNNNNNNNNNNNNNNNNNNNNNNNNNNNNNNNNNNNNNNNNNNNNNNNNNNNNNNNNNNNNNNNNNNNNNNNNNNNNNNNNNNNNNNNNNNNNNNNNNNNNNNNNNNNNNNNNNNNNNNNNNNNNNNNNNNNNNNNNNNNNNNNNNNNNNNNNNNNNNNNNNNNNNNNNNNNNNNNNNNNNNNNNNNNNNNNNNNNNNNNNNNNNNNNNNNNNNNNNNNNNNNNNNNNNNNNNNNNNNNNNNNNNNNNNNNNNNNNNNNNNNNNNNNNNNNNNNNNNNNNNNNNNNNNNNNNNNNNNNNNNNNNNNNNNNNNNNNNNNNNNNNNNNNNNNNNNNNNNNNNNNNNNNNNNNNNNNNNNNNNNNNNNNNNNNNNNNNNNNNNNNNNNNNNNNNNNNNNNNNNNNNNNNNNNNNNNNNNNNNNNNNNNNNNNNNNNNNNNNNNNNNNNNNNNNNNNNNNNNNNNNNNNNNNNNNNNNNNNNNNNNNNNNNNNNNNNNNNNNNNNNNNNNNNNNNNNNNNNNNNNNNNNNNNNNNNNNNNNNNNNNNNNNNNNNNNNNNNNNNNNNNNNNNNNNNNNNNNNNNNNNNNNNNNNNNNNNNNNNNNNNNNNNNNNNNNNNNNNNNNNNNNNNNNNNNNNNNNNNNNNNNNNNNNNNNNNNNNNNNNNNNNNNNNNNNNNNNNNNNNNNNNNNNNNNNNNNNNNNNNNNNNNNNNNNNNNNNNNNNNNNNNNNNNNNNNNNNNNNNNNNNNNNNNNNNNNNNNNNNNNNNNNNNNNNNNNNNNNNNNNNNNNNNNNNNNNNNNNNNNNNNNNNNNNNNNNNNNNNNNNNNNNNNNNNNNNNNNNNNNNNNNNNNNNNNNNNNNNNNNNNNNNNNNNNNNNNNNNNNNNNNNNNNNNNNNNNNNNNNNNNNNNNNNNNNNNNNNNNNNNNNNNNNNNNNNNNttaaatacttgtagaattaatgattagtcaataagaaatccgtcaactctcagtaaagagtttgagctctatgattataatgactgagatgaataaaaccttggccaaggggattgaatgaatgaagaaatgagttttttAAGTGATTCAcatttcattataataatggtaacaagttagagtttgacaattaaaccatactctaaaggttaaccaagagctggaaagatggaaggaattatactttgttcttctaagattcttagtaaaaatatattacttcaaaCTATCGTGTCGttaaggagtgttgctagacgcaaaccttgattagtaaatttagtataactaatttactacccgcttagtattgaacctacaAGTGATTCAcatttcattataataatggtaacaagttagagtttgacaattaaaccatactctaaaggttaaccaagagctggaaagatggaaggaattatactttgttcttctaagattcttagtaaaaatatattacttcaaaCTATCgagtcgttgaggagtgttgctagacgccaaccttgattagtaaatttagtataactaatttactacccgcttagtattgaacctacggaatcacacactaacgagtgttttaatctttgctgtagaattatttaattattaatttgatttgatcaaataaataattatattaattcaaatggaatattattatattctttgctagcaccaagaatataataatagtatgataattgagaatattaaatgagatttgaaaataattagttattttatttctaaatttggacAAGATtctaactgattctgttttcaaattgagttatgatataaTT of Arachis ipaensis cultivar K30076 unplaced genomic scaffold, Araip1.1 Aipa1439, whole genome shotgun sequence contains these proteins:
- the LOC110262439 gene encoding pentatricopeptide repeat-containing protein At4g21065-like yields the protein MYAKCSDLASARRIFDLIIKKSIFSWTSMIAGYAHSDHPLEALHLFRRLVRTDFRPDGPTVATVISACADIGSISIAQEMEDYISLNGLEFDLQVQTSLIHLYSKCGSIKKAQEVFEKVADKDLTVWSSMINSYAIHGMGKEAIDLFRKMTTTEGIIPDAIVYTSVLLACSHAGLVEDGLKYFISMQKDFGITPKIEHCTCLVDLLGRVGRLDLALDTIQGMPLEAQVQAWAPLLSACRIHGNVELGEIAAVKLLELSPGSSGNYVEIGFRFHTFAAGNPSRVQLANIYKMLEDLNFTLQEGSYAGQADLSLSPSTDVISFSPNEETKEALIIVRDFTINNNXSLDYLSSLSANDGLSGAMRALISETSTVFAHCSSSYIEANMKIESTASELSRADNLKSDLENNKNQFNDMVASEKELQQKLARLEEMKKELEKQIRTTNANIMRQVSAFILSYHPNYRSLPMSGIVDFINGMEGTV